Proteins from a genomic interval of Gossypium hirsutum isolate 1008001.06 chromosome A09, Gossypium_hirsutum_v2.1, whole genome shotgun sequence:
- the LOC121206088 gene encoding alpha,alpha-trehalose-phosphate synthase [UDP-forming] 1 isoform X3 → MSISSQEICILPNKNNLALLQTNGMPGNLYNICSNLPAAPTRLERLLRDRELRKYSKCLNDCEAELPSSTQDCFSPDLETSTCWFNDEELLEPVSASRSLNDDGERLDFRASKQRLLVVANRLPVSAVRHGEDSWQLEMSVGGLVTALLGVKEFDTRWIGWAGVNVPDEIGQKALAKALDEKLMQRCIPVFLDEEVVHQYYNGYCNNILWPLFHYIGLPQEDRLATTRSFQSQFDAYKKANQLFADVVNEHYEEGDVVWCHDYHLMFLPKCLKERNSKMKVGWFLHTPFPSSEIHRMLPSRLELLRSVLAADLVGFHTYDYARHFVSACTRILGLEGTPEGVEDQGKLTRIAAFPVGIDSERFIKALELPEVQDHMKVLKQRFAGRKVMLGVDRLDMIKGIPQKILAFEKFLEENPNWRNKVVLLQIAVPTRTDVPEYQKLTSQVHEIVGRINGRFGSLTAVPIHHLDRSLDFHELCALYAVTDVALVTSLRDGMNLVSYEYVACQESKKGVLILSEFAGAAQSLGAGAILVNPWNVTEVASSIGYALNMPADEREKRHHHNFKHVISHTAQEWAATFVSELNVTIVEAQLRTRQIPPPLPIEVAVDRYSCSNNRLLILGFNATLTEPVDTLGRKDSQINEWEPKLRPDLQEPLRKLCDDPKTTVLILSGSARNVLDDNFSDYNLWLAAENGMFLRVTTGDWMTTMPENLSMEWVDSVKNVFEYFTDRTPRSQFEVRETSLIWNYKYSDVEFGRLQARDLLQHLWTGPISNASLDVVQGRRSVEGAAIDRILGEIVHNKGMKEPIDYVLCIGHFLTKDEDIYTFFEPELPSEVPASVRPQVPTQVRTSTAGSRAAFLLKQNSMSAVEQNKSYSIDGDTLHLMVTDRISFQEGSSVLDLQANDYFSCSVARKRSNSRYRLQSSDEVVTLLRELADHR, encoded by the exons atgtcaATTTCATCCCAAGAGATCTGCATTTTGCCTAACAAGAACAATCTG GCTTTGTTGCAAACTAATGGTATGCCAGGGAACTTATATAATATCTGTAGTAATCTCCCTGCTGCACCAACAAGATTGGAAAGGCTTCTTAGAGACAGGGAGTTGAGGAAGTACTCCAAGTGTTTGAATGATTGTGAAGCTGAGTTACCATCATCAACCCAAGATTGTTTTTCACCTGATCTTGAGACTTCAACTTGTTGGTTCAACGATGAAGAACTTTTAGAACCTGTTTCAGCATCAAGGTCTTTGAATGATGATGGCGAAAGACTCGATTTTCGAGCTTCAAAACAACGGCTTTTGGTGGTTGCTAATAGGTTGCCAGTCTCTGCAGTTAGGCATGGGGAAGATTCTTGGCAACTTGAGATGAGTGTTGGTGGCTTAGTCACTGCACTTCTTG GTGTGAAGGAATTTGATACCAGATGGATTGGTTGGGCTGGCGTGAATGTCCCTGATGAAATTGGACAAAAGGCATTAGCTAAAGCTTTAGATGAAAAG TTAATGCAGAGGTGCATACCGGTATTTCTTGATGAAGAAGTTGTTCATCAATATTATAATGGATATTGTAACAACATATTATGGCCACTGTTCCACTATATCGGACTTCCGCAAGAAGACCGCCTTGCGACTACTCGGAGCTTTCAATCTCAGTTTGATGCTTATAAGAAAGCGAATCAGTTGTTTGCTGATGTCGTTAATGAACATTATGAGGAAGGGGATGTTGTTTGGTGCCATGATTACCACCTAATGTTCCTTCCAAAATGTCTAAAAGAACGGAACAGTAAAATGAAAGTCGGTTGGTTCCTTCATACTCCATTTCCTTCTTCGGAAATCCATAGGATGCTGCCATCTCGGTTGGAGCTGCTGAGGTCCGTTCTTGCTGCTGATTTAGTAGG CTTCCATACATACGACTATGCAAGGCATTTTGTTAGTGCTTGTACTCGTATTCTCGGGCTGGAGGGCACACCTGAAGGAGTAGAGGATCAAGGAAAGCTGACTCGCATTGCTGCA TTTCCAGTAGGGATTGATTCTGAACGATTCATTAAAGCTCTTGAACTCCCTGAAGTACAAGATCACATGAAAGTACTGAAACAGAGGTTTGCAGGTCGAAAG GTAATGTTAGGCGTTGATCGGCTTGATATGATCAAGGGAATACCACAGAAGATTTTGGCATTTGAAAAATTCCTCGAGGAAAATCCCAATTGGCGTAATAAGGTGGTTCTCCTTCAAATTGCTGTCCCTACCAGGACCGATGTTCCTGAGT ATCAAAAGCTAACAAGCCAGGTTCATGAGATTGTGGGGCGCATTAATGGAAGATTTGGAAGCCTTACTGCTGTACCAATACATCATCTG GATCGTTCTCTTGATTTTCATGAATTATGTGCACTGTACGCTGTTACAG ATGTAGCTCTTGTGACATCTTTGAGGGATGGAATGAACCTCGTCAGCTATGAGTATGTTGCCTGCCAAGAGTCCAAGAAAGGGGTCCTTATACTAAGTGAG TTTGCTGGGGCTGCTCAGTCTCTTGGTGCCGGAGCCATTTTGGTTAATCCATGGAATGTCACTGAAGTTGCTTCTTCCATTGGTTATGCTTTGAATATGCCAGCTGATGAAAGAGAAAAACGACACCACCATAACTTCAAGCATGTGATTTCACATACAGCTCAAGAATGGGCTGCAACTTTTGTAAG TGAACTTAATGTTACCATTGTTGAAGCTCAACTGAGGACAAGACAAATTCCCCCACCACTCCCAATTGAAGTTGCGGTTGATCGCTATTCATGTTCGAATAATCGATTGCTCATATTG ggatttAATGCAACTTTAACTGAACCAGTGGATACCCTTGGAAGGAAGGACAGTCAAATTAATGAATGGGAGCCCAAGTTACGTCCAGATTTACAAGAACCTTTGAGAAAACTTTGTGATGATCCGAAGACAACAGTTCTTATCCTCAGTGGAAGCGCTAGAAATGTCCTGGATGAT AACTTCAGTGATTACAACTTGTGGTTGGCAGCCGAAAATGGGATGTTTTTACGAGTTACAACGGGAGATTGGATGACGACAATGCCTGAAAACTTAAGTATGGAATGGGTGGATAGTGTTAAG AATGTATTTGAATATTTTACCGATAGAACTCCTCGATCTCAGTTTGAGGTCCGAGAGACTTCACTCATATGGAACTATAAATATTCAG ATGTTGAGTTTGGAAGACTTCAAGCGAGAGATCTGTTGCAGCATCTTTGGACTGGTCCGATCTCTAACGCATCTCTCGATGTTGTCCAAGGTAGACGGTCTGTTGAG GGTGCCGCAATCGATCGAATCCTCGGAGAAATAGTTCATAACAAAGGCATGAAAGAACCTATTGATTACGTCCTATGTATCGGTCACTTTCTCACTAAG GATGAAGACATTTATACATTTTTCGAGCCAGAGCTTCCCTCAGAAGTCCCGGCTTCGGTAAGACCCCAAGTACCAACACAAGTTAGGACATCCACCGCTGGGTCGAGGGCAGCTTTCCTTCTGAAACAAAATTCTATGTCGGCTGTAGAACAGAACAAGAGCTATTCCATAGATGGAGATACGTTGCACTTGATGGTGACCGATCGAATATCGTTTCAAGAGGGTTCTTCAGTGCTTGATCTTCAGGCCAACGATTACTTTTCTTGCTCTGTTGCAAGGAAAAGATCAAACTCGCGCTACCGCCTTCAATCATCTGATGAAGTTGTGACACTCTTGAGAGAACTAGCAGATCATCGTTGA
- the LOC121206088 gene encoding alpha,alpha-trehalose-phosphate synthase [UDP-forming] 1 isoform X2, whose translation MSISSQEICILPNKNNLALLQTNGMPGNLYNICSNLPAAPTRLERLLRDRELRKYSKCLNDCEAELPSSTQDCFSPDLETSTCWFNDEELLEPVSASRSLNDDGERLDFRASKQRLLVVANRLPVSAVRHGEDSWQLEMSVGGLVTALLGVKEFDTRWIGWAGVNVPDEIGQKALAKALDEKRCIPVFLDEEVVHQYYNGYCNNILWPLFHYIGLPQEDRLATTRSFQSQFDAYKKANQLFADVVNEHYEEGDVVWCHDYHLMFLPKCLKERNSKMKVGWFLHTPFPSSEIHRMLPSRLELLRSVLAADLVGFHTYDYARHFVSACTRILGLEGTPEGVEDQGKLTRIAAFPVGIDSERFIKALELPEVQDHMKVLKQRFAGRKVMLGVDRLDMIKGIPQKILAFEKFLEENPNWRNKVVLLQIAVPTRTDVPEYQKLTSQVHEIVGRINGRFGSLTAVPIHHLDRSLDFHELCALYAVTDVALVTSLRDGMNLVSYEYVACQESKKGVLILSEFAGAAQSLGAGAILVNPWNVTEVASSIGYALNMPADEREKRHHHNFKHVISHTAQEWAATFVSELNVTIVEAQLRTRQIPPPLPIEVAVDRYSCSNNRLLILGFNATLTEPVDTLGRKDSQINEWEPKLRPDLQEPLRKLCDDPKTTVLILSGSARNVLDDNFSDYNLWLAAENGMFLRVTTGDWMTTMPENLSMEWVDSVKNVFEYFTDRTPRSQFEVRETSLIWNYKYSDVEFGRLQARDLLQHLWTGPISNASLDVVQGRRSVEVRSVAVTKGAAIDRILGEIVHNKGMKEPIDYVLCIGHFLTKDEDIYTFFEPELPSEVPASVRPQVPTQVRTSTAGSRAAFLLKQNSMSAVEQNKSYSIDGDTLHLMVTDRISFQEGSSVLDLQANDYFSCSVARKRSNSRYRLQSSDEVVTLLRELADHR comes from the exons atgtcaATTTCATCCCAAGAGATCTGCATTTTGCCTAACAAGAACAATCTG GCTTTGTTGCAAACTAATGGTATGCCAGGGAACTTATATAATATCTGTAGTAATCTCCCTGCTGCACCAACAAGATTGGAAAGGCTTCTTAGAGACAGGGAGTTGAGGAAGTACTCCAAGTGTTTGAATGATTGTGAAGCTGAGTTACCATCATCAACCCAAGATTGTTTTTCACCTGATCTTGAGACTTCAACTTGTTGGTTCAACGATGAAGAACTTTTAGAACCTGTTTCAGCATCAAGGTCTTTGAATGATGATGGCGAAAGACTCGATTTTCGAGCTTCAAAACAACGGCTTTTGGTGGTTGCTAATAGGTTGCCAGTCTCTGCAGTTAGGCATGGGGAAGATTCTTGGCAACTTGAGATGAGTGTTGGTGGCTTAGTCACTGCACTTCTTG GTGTGAAGGAATTTGATACCAGATGGATTGGTTGGGCTGGCGTGAATGTCCCTGATGAAATTGGACAAAAGGCATTAGCTAAAGCTTTAGATGAAAAG AGGTGCATACCGGTATTTCTTGATGAAGAAGTTGTTCATCAATATTATAATGGATATTGTAACAACATATTATGGCCACTGTTCCACTATATCGGACTTCCGCAAGAAGACCGCCTTGCGACTACTCGGAGCTTTCAATCTCAGTTTGATGCTTATAAGAAAGCGAATCAGTTGTTTGCTGATGTCGTTAATGAACATTATGAGGAAGGGGATGTTGTTTGGTGCCATGATTACCACCTAATGTTCCTTCCAAAATGTCTAAAAGAACGGAACAGTAAAATGAAAGTCGGTTGGTTCCTTCATACTCCATTTCCTTCTTCGGAAATCCATAGGATGCTGCCATCTCGGTTGGAGCTGCTGAGGTCCGTTCTTGCTGCTGATTTAGTAGG CTTCCATACATACGACTATGCAAGGCATTTTGTTAGTGCTTGTACTCGTATTCTCGGGCTGGAGGGCACACCTGAAGGAGTAGAGGATCAAGGAAAGCTGACTCGCATTGCTGCA TTTCCAGTAGGGATTGATTCTGAACGATTCATTAAAGCTCTTGAACTCCCTGAAGTACAAGATCACATGAAAGTACTGAAACAGAGGTTTGCAGGTCGAAAG GTAATGTTAGGCGTTGATCGGCTTGATATGATCAAGGGAATACCACAGAAGATTTTGGCATTTGAAAAATTCCTCGAGGAAAATCCCAATTGGCGTAATAAGGTGGTTCTCCTTCAAATTGCTGTCCCTACCAGGACCGATGTTCCTGAGT ATCAAAAGCTAACAAGCCAGGTTCATGAGATTGTGGGGCGCATTAATGGAAGATTTGGAAGCCTTACTGCTGTACCAATACATCATCTG GATCGTTCTCTTGATTTTCATGAATTATGTGCACTGTACGCTGTTACAG ATGTAGCTCTTGTGACATCTTTGAGGGATGGAATGAACCTCGTCAGCTATGAGTATGTTGCCTGCCAAGAGTCCAAGAAAGGGGTCCTTATACTAAGTGAG TTTGCTGGGGCTGCTCAGTCTCTTGGTGCCGGAGCCATTTTGGTTAATCCATGGAATGTCACTGAAGTTGCTTCTTCCATTGGTTATGCTTTGAATATGCCAGCTGATGAAAGAGAAAAACGACACCACCATAACTTCAAGCATGTGATTTCACATACAGCTCAAGAATGGGCTGCAACTTTTGTAAG TGAACTTAATGTTACCATTGTTGAAGCTCAACTGAGGACAAGACAAATTCCCCCACCACTCCCAATTGAAGTTGCGGTTGATCGCTATTCATGTTCGAATAATCGATTGCTCATATTG ggatttAATGCAACTTTAACTGAACCAGTGGATACCCTTGGAAGGAAGGACAGTCAAATTAATGAATGGGAGCCCAAGTTACGTCCAGATTTACAAGAACCTTTGAGAAAACTTTGTGATGATCCGAAGACAACAGTTCTTATCCTCAGTGGAAGCGCTAGAAATGTCCTGGATGAT AACTTCAGTGATTACAACTTGTGGTTGGCAGCCGAAAATGGGATGTTTTTACGAGTTACAACGGGAGATTGGATGACGACAATGCCTGAAAACTTAAGTATGGAATGGGTGGATAGTGTTAAG AATGTATTTGAATATTTTACCGATAGAACTCCTCGATCTCAGTTTGAGGTCCGAGAGACTTCACTCATATGGAACTATAAATATTCAG ATGTTGAGTTTGGAAGACTTCAAGCGAGAGATCTGTTGCAGCATCTTTGGACTGGTCCGATCTCTAACGCATCTCTCGATGTTGTCCAAGGTAGACGGTCTGTTGAGGTTAGATCAGTCGCTGTTACAAAG GGTGCCGCAATCGATCGAATCCTCGGAGAAATAGTTCATAACAAAGGCATGAAAGAACCTATTGATTACGTCCTATGTATCGGTCACTTTCTCACTAAG GATGAAGACATTTATACATTTTTCGAGCCAGAGCTTCCCTCAGAAGTCCCGGCTTCGGTAAGACCCCAAGTACCAACACAAGTTAGGACATCCACCGCTGGGTCGAGGGCAGCTTTCCTTCTGAAACAAAATTCTATGTCGGCTGTAGAACAGAACAAGAGCTATTCCATAGATGGAGATACGTTGCACTTGATGGTGACCGATCGAATATCGTTTCAAGAGGGTTCTTCAGTGCTTGATCTTCAGGCCAACGATTACTTTTCTTGCTCTGTTGCAAGGAAAAGATCAAACTCGCGCTACCGCCTTCAATCATCTGATGAAGTTGTGACACTCTTGAGAGAACTAGCAGATCATCGTTGA
- the LOC121206088 gene encoding alpha,alpha-trehalose-phosphate synthase [UDP-forming] 1 isoform X4, whose translation MSISSQEICILPNKNNLALLQTNGMPGNLYNICSNLPAAPTRLERLLRDRELRKYSKCLNDCEAELPSSTQDCFSPDLETSTCWFNDEELLEPVSASRSLNDDGERLDFRASKQRLLVVANRLPVSAVRHGEDSWQLEMSVGGLVTALLGVKEFDTRWIGWAGVNVPDEIGQKALAKALDEKRCIPVFLDEEVVHQYYNGYCNNILWPLFHYIGLPQEDRLATTRSFQSQFDAYKKANQLFADVVNEHYEEGDVVWCHDYHLMFLPKCLKERNSKMKVGWFLHTPFPSSEIHRMLPSRLELLRSVLAADLVGFHTYDYARHFVSACTRILGLEGTPEGVEDQGKLTRIAAFPVGIDSERFIKALELPEVQDHMKVLKQRFAGRKVMLGVDRLDMIKGIPQKILAFEKFLEENPNWRNKVVLLQIAVPTRTDVPEYQKLTSQVHEIVGRINGRFGSLTAVPIHHLDRSLDFHELCALYAVTDVALVTSLRDGMNLVSYEYVACQESKKGVLILSEFAGAAQSLGAGAILVNPWNVTEVASSIGYALNMPADEREKRHHHNFKHVISHTAQEWAATFVSELNVTIVEAQLRTRQIPPPLPIEVAVDRYSCSNNRLLILGFNATLTEPVDTLGRKDSQINEWEPKLRPDLQEPLRKLCDDPKTTVLILSGSARNVLDDNFSDYNLWLAAENGMFLRVTTGDWMTTMPENLSMEWVDSVKNVFEYFTDRTPRSQFEVRETSLIWNYKYSDVEFGRLQARDLLQHLWTGPISNASLDVVQGRRSVEGAAIDRILGEIVHNKGMKEPIDYVLCIGHFLTKDEDIYTFFEPELPSEVPASVRPQVPTQVRTSTAGSRAAFLLKQNSMSAVEQNKSYSIDGDTLHLMVTDRISFQEGSSVLDLQANDYFSCSVARKRSNSRYRLQSSDEVVTLLRELADHR comes from the exons atgtcaATTTCATCCCAAGAGATCTGCATTTTGCCTAACAAGAACAATCTG GCTTTGTTGCAAACTAATGGTATGCCAGGGAACTTATATAATATCTGTAGTAATCTCCCTGCTGCACCAACAAGATTGGAAAGGCTTCTTAGAGACAGGGAGTTGAGGAAGTACTCCAAGTGTTTGAATGATTGTGAAGCTGAGTTACCATCATCAACCCAAGATTGTTTTTCACCTGATCTTGAGACTTCAACTTGTTGGTTCAACGATGAAGAACTTTTAGAACCTGTTTCAGCATCAAGGTCTTTGAATGATGATGGCGAAAGACTCGATTTTCGAGCTTCAAAACAACGGCTTTTGGTGGTTGCTAATAGGTTGCCAGTCTCTGCAGTTAGGCATGGGGAAGATTCTTGGCAACTTGAGATGAGTGTTGGTGGCTTAGTCACTGCACTTCTTG GTGTGAAGGAATTTGATACCAGATGGATTGGTTGGGCTGGCGTGAATGTCCCTGATGAAATTGGACAAAAGGCATTAGCTAAAGCTTTAGATGAAAAG AGGTGCATACCGGTATTTCTTGATGAAGAAGTTGTTCATCAATATTATAATGGATATTGTAACAACATATTATGGCCACTGTTCCACTATATCGGACTTCCGCAAGAAGACCGCCTTGCGACTACTCGGAGCTTTCAATCTCAGTTTGATGCTTATAAGAAAGCGAATCAGTTGTTTGCTGATGTCGTTAATGAACATTATGAGGAAGGGGATGTTGTTTGGTGCCATGATTACCACCTAATGTTCCTTCCAAAATGTCTAAAAGAACGGAACAGTAAAATGAAAGTCGGTTGGTTCCTTCATACTCCATTTCCTTCTTCGGAAATCCATAGGATGCTGCCATCTCGGTTGGAGCTGCTGAGGTCCGTTCTTGCTGCTGATTTAGTAGG CTTCCATACATACGACTATGCAAGGCATTTTGTTAGTGCTTGTACTCGTATTCTCGGGCTGGAGGGCACACCTGAAGGAGTAGAGGATCAAGGAAAGCTGACTCGCATTGCTGCA TTTCCAGTAGGGATTGATTCTGAACGATTCATTAAAGCTCTTGAACTCCCTGAAGTACAAGATCACATGAAAGTACTGAAACAGAGGTTTGCAGGTCGAAAG GTAATGTTAGGCGTTGATCGGCTTGATATGATCAAGGGAATACCACAGAAGATTTTGGCATTTGAAAAATTCCTCGAGGAAAATCCCAATTGGCGTAATAAGGTGGTTCTCCTTCAAATTGCTGTCCCTACCAGGACCGATGTTCCTGAGT ATCAAAAGCTAACAAGCCAGGTTCATGAGATTGTGGGGCGCATTAATGGAAGATTTGGAAGCCTTACTGCTGTACCAATACATCATCTG GATCGTTCTCTTGATTTTCATGAATTATGTGCACTGTACGCTGTTACAG ATGTAGCTCTTGTGACATCTTTGAGGGATGGAATGAACCTCGTCAGCTATGAGTATGTTGCCTGCCAAGAGTCCAAGAAAGGGGTCCTTATACTAAGTGAG TTTGCTGGGGCTGCTCAGTCTCTTGGTGCCGGAGCCATTTTGGTTAATCCATGGAATGTCACTGAAGTTGCTTCTTCCATTGGTTATGCTTTGAATATGCCAGCTGATGAAAGAGAAAAACGACACCACCATAACTTCAAGCATGTGATTTCACATACAGCTCAAGAATGGGCTGCAACTTTTGTAAG TGAACTTAATGTTACCATTGTTGAAGCTCAACTGAGGACAAGACAAATTCCCCCACCACTCCCAATTGAAGTTGCGGTTGATCGCTATTCATGTTCGAATAATCGATTGCTCATATTG ggatttAATGCAACTTTAACTGAACCAGTGGATACCCTTGGAAGGAAGGACAGTCAAATTAATGAATGGGAGCCCAAGTTACGTCCAGATTTACAAGAACCTTTGAGAAAACTTTGTGATGATCCGAAGACAACAGTTCTTATCCTCAGTGGAAGCGCTAGAAATGTCCTGGATGAT AACTTCAGTGATTACAACTTGTGGTTGGCAGCCGAAAATGGGATGTTTTTACGAGTTACAACGGGAGATTGGATGACGACAATGCCTGAAAACTTAAGTATGGAATGGGTGGATAGTGTTAAG AATGTATTTGAATATTTTACCGATAGAACTCCTCGATCTCAGTTTGAGGTCCGAGAGACTTCACTCATATGGAACTATAAATATTCAG ATGTTGAGTTTGGAAGACTTCAAGCGAGAGATCTGTTGCAGCATCTTTGGACTGGTCCGATCTCTAACGCATCTCTCGATGTTGTCCAAGGTAGACGGTCTGTTGAG GGTGCCGCAATCGATCGAATCCTCGGAGAAATAGTTCATAACAAAGGCATGAAAGAACCTATTGATTACGTCCTATGTATCGGTCACTTTCTCACTAAG GATGAAGACATTTATACATTTTTCGAGCCAGAGCTTCCCTCAGAAGTCCCGGCTTCGGTAAGACCCCAAGTACCAACACAAGTTAGGACATCCACCGCTGGGTCGAGGGCAGCTTTCCTTCTGAAACAAAATTCTATGTCGGCTGTAGAACAGAACAAGAGCTATTCCATAGATGGAGATACGTTGCACTTGATGGTGACCGATCGAATATCGTTTCAAGAGGGTTCTTCAGTGCTTGATCTTCAGGCCAACGATTACTTTTCTTGCTCTGTTGCAAGGAAAAGATCAAACTCGCGCTACCGCCTTCAATCATCTGATGAAGTTGTGACACTCTTGAGAGAACTAGCAGATCATCGTTGA